The DNA segment AAAATTCCACATGAAGCAATTTTAGGTCTTTTCATATCCTTTATCTTATTGTTAGCTTATATGGATGCTGGTTTAATAAACATCTTTGGCGTTCTCTTAATTGGAATTGCAAGTGGAACCTTAAATAAAATGGGTATGAACTATGGTATACAGTTTATGACACTATATGCTGCTCCATGGTTAGTCGAAAAACTTGCTCAAATTTAGTAGTTCCTAATTTGAGTTCGATTACTATATTACGAAATAAAGGAGTTACAACATGTTGAATCTGAATCAACCAGCACTAGGAAAAGCTAATGGGAAAATCATTCTAATGGGTGAACACTCTGTTGTTTATGGAGAACCGGCCATTGCCATTCCTTTTCCTGCAACACACATCCACGCGACGATTACGCCTATTGAAGGGCTTGTCCAATTAGACTGTGTCTATTATCAAGGAGACTTAGCTTCAGCTCCTCAACATTTAGAAAATCTGATAGCTGTTGTCGAATCAACAGTTAATGAATTGAAACAAGAATTAACGAATTTTAAATTGACCATTGAAAGCACAATTCCAGTTGAGAGAGGAATGGGATCAAGTGCTGCAGTTGCCATCGCAACAGTTCGTGCAGTATTTAATTATTTTTCAGTCCCTCTCACAGATGAAAAACTCTTAACTTTAGCCAATATCTCAGAAACAATTGCTCATGGTAATCCGAGCGGCTTAGATGCTGCAATGACGAGCGGTAGACATCCACTTTATTATATAAAAGGAAAACCTTTCGTGCCTTTTAATTTGTCTCTATCTGCCTACTTAATCGTGGCTGATACAGGTTTAAAAGGCCAGACTAGAGATGCTGTTGCTAGTATTGCACAATTAAATAAAGAGAATACAGAAACGACAATGGATGCCATCCATCACTTAGGTGACTTGGCACGACAAGCAAAATTTGCAATTGAATCCGCTAATCCTGTAACATTAGGGTTAGTCATGAATGACGCTCACGAAACACTTTCATCTTTAGGTGTAAGCAACGAACGATTGAACCATTTAGTGAGTACCGCAAGAACTAACGAAGCATTAGGTGCAAAACTTACGGGTGGCGGACGTGGAGGCTGTATGATTGCTTTAGCAGCCGATAAAGATACAGCTGCACGTATTTCAAATGCTTTAGTAGATGCTGGTGCTGTAAATACATGGACGCACCAATTAGGAGATGAATAAATTGAGCAATGCAAGAAAAGTACGTGCCTATACAAATATTGCCTTAATTAAATACTGGGGAAAGCGCGATGATGCTCTTATTTTACCTACGAGCAGTAGTCTTTCTCTCACTTTAGATGCTTTTTATACTGAAACTTCTGTGTCTTTTGATGAATCTATTGGAAAAGATACATTTTACTTAAATGATACTCTTCAAGATGAAGCTGCTACTCTGAAAGTTAGCCGCTTTTTAAATTTGTTTAGAGAAACAGCTGATGTAAAAACTCCTGCAATCATTAAAAGTACCAATTATGTTCCTACAGCTGCCGGTCTGGCTTCTTCTGCTTCTGGAATGGCTGCTTTAGCTGGAGCTGCTAATTTAGCAACCGGCTTAAACCTTTCTCCTCAAGAACTTTCTATTTTTGCAAGACAAGGTTCTGGTTCGGCAACTCGCAGTATTTATGGTGGTTTTGTTGAATGGCAAAAAGGAACCACTTCGTTAGATTCTTATGCTGTCAAGATTGACGATGCTGCTTGGGATATTGGTATGCTCGTTGTGGTAGTAAATAAAAATCAAAAAGAACTCTCTAGTCGTGAAGGTATGAAACAAACCGTTGCAACGTCTCCTTTTTATTCAGGATGGGTCGAAAGTACTGCGGTTGATCTTGTGAATATCAAGAAAGCTATCCGTGATCAAGACTTTGAACTAGTTGGCGAGATCACAGAAAGCAATGGCATGAAAATGCATGGAACTATGCTAGGAGCCAACCCGCCAATTTCTTATTGGGAACCGGATAGTGTTGTCGCTATGCAACTCGTAAGACAATTACGTAAGCAAGGTATTCCTTGTTACTTCACAATGGATGCTGGCCCAAATGTTAAAGTGCTTTGCCGTTTATCTGATAGCCAAAAAATAAAAACAGCTTTTTTAAATTATTTTAATGAAGAACAATTGATTATCTCTGGTCCTGGAAGTGACTTAAAAGAAGTTACACTCTAAACAGATTAAAAAAACAGTATTCATTACTTAGGAGGAATTACAGTATGATTGAAGCTTCTGCACCTGGTAAGTTATATATCGCGGGAGAATACGCCGTTGTTGAACCAGGTCATCCAGCTATCTTAGTAGCTGTAGACCAATTTATTACCGTATCACTTGAACAATCGGAACGCGTAGGAAGCATCACCTCTTTTCAATATGGAAATCTTCCTATTTTATGGAAACGTGAAAATGATCGTTTAGTACTTGATAAACGTGAGAACCCTTTTCACTATATTTTAGCTGCTATCCGTTTGACCGAAGAATACGCAAAGGAACAAGGAAAAGAATTATCTTTTTATCACTTAACCGTGGATAGTGAGTTAGACAGCTCACAAGGTAAAAAATACGGTTTAGGTTCGAGTGCAGCTGTTACCGTTGCTACCGTTCAAGCATTGTGTCGTTTTTACGGCATTGAAGACAGCAAAAACGTCATCTTTAAATTAGCAGCTTTAGCTCATTTGTCCGTTAAAAGTAACGGTTCATGTGGGGATGTTGCTGCCAGCGTTTATGGTGGATGGTTAGCCTTTACAACTTTTGATCCTGAATGGGTATTGGAACAAAAAGAACACAGCACAGTAAAAGAATTGATCGAAATGAAATGGCCTCATTTATCGTTTACGCCACTAACTCCTCCAAAAGACTTACGTTTAGTTATTGGATGGACTGGTTCGCCGGCTTCTACTTCTCACTTAGTGGATGAAGTAACCAACAAACGTAGCCAAGATGCAATTGCATATGATACCTTTTTAAAAGAAAGCAAACACTGTGTTAACGCGATGATACATGCTTTTCAAGAGAGAAATGTAACCGAGATTCAGCGTCAAATAAGAAAAAACCGTCAACTTCTGCTTCAGATGAGCCAAGATACATCCGTTACGATCGAAACACCTGCTCTAACCAAATTATGCGCGATGGCAGAAGAGTTTAAAGGAGCTGCTAAATCATCAGGTGCTGGCGGCGGCGATTGTGGAATTGTTATTTTCAATCGAAAAGAAGGCTTATTGTCACTGATTACAAATTGGGAAAAAGAAGGAATTATAAATCTTCCATTACACGTATTCAAAAAATCGGATCAGTAATGCCCCTTTTCTTATGGATAAAAACTTTTGGAGGATCACACTATGAAACCTACGAATAACCGAAAAAATGAACATGTTTCATTAGCCGAAAAATTTGCTAAAGAGACCCGCAAGTCAGATTTTGACTCTTTCCGTTTTGTTCACCATTCTTTTCCTGAAATGAGCGTAGCTGATGCATCTATCTCTACTTCATTTGCAGGTCTAGAAATGACGTCCCCTTTTTACATTAATGCAATGACCGGTGGAAGCACCTGGACAAAAAAGGTAAATGAAAAATTAGCTTTGATTGCTCGAGAAACTGGAATCGCTATGGCAACAGGTTCAATTAGTGCTGCTCTTAAAGATCCTTCTGTTGAAGACAGCTACACCATTGTCAGAGAAGTTAATCCAAATGGGATGGTTTTTGCTAACTTAGGTACAGGTCAAACACTTGAAAATGCTAAGAAAGCTGTGGACTTAATTCAAGCTAATGCTCTTCAGATTCATGTAAACTCACCTCAAGAAATTGTTATGCCAGAAGGCGATCGTGATTTTTCCAATTGGTTAACAGAATTAGAAAACATTGTTCACCATTTAGCTGTACCTGTCATCGTTAAAGAAGTCGGGTTCGGAATGAGCCGAGAAACTATCCAGCAATTGACTTCAATTGGTGTAAAAACTATTGATATTAGTGGACAAGGTGGAACAAACTTTGCCCAAATTGAAAACTATCGCCGGACTACTGAGAAGTTTGATTATTTAGAAGACTGGGGACAATCAACCGTTATTTCTTTAGTAGAAGCTCAGCCTTTTATCAATGAAATAGAACTGTTGGCCTCAGGTGGCATACGCAATCCCTTAGACATCGTTAAAGCCTTATCTCTGGGAGCGAAAGGTGTTGGCATTTCAGGTCTCTTCTTGCATATGGCATTAAGAGATGGTGTAGAAGCTACTATTCTAGAAGTAAATACCTGGAAGAATCAAATCGCATCGATTATGACTCTTCTTGGGAAAAAATCAATCAAAGATCTAAGTCAAGCTGATATTATCTTGCTTGGAGAAGTAAAAGATTGGTGTGAACTTCGCAAGATCGATGCTTCAATCTTTGCCAATCGCTCTTCACAACACTATTGATTCTACTAACAATACAAATAAGGTCAGCCATTGAATTCAATGGCTGACCTTATTTGTATGATTTTTCTTACGCTTCTTTATTTTTTAGCATGATCCACTTTTGTGTATCCTTAAAGCCTAAGTGTTGATACAATCGTCCGACATCCGGATCGGAATAAAATAAACAAGCCGTTTTATTCTTCATGTTACAATAATTCACTAAAGCAGACACTACAGCTGTTGCGTACCCCTGTTTACGGTAACTTTCAATCGTACCAACAGCTAGTATCATGCCTGAAAGCTTTGTTTCAATTGCAATTCTACCAGATGAAATAATCTTACCGTTCTCATCTTTGATCACTTGGATCCCATTCATGTTTAAATCTAAGTCATTTGTAATTTCTTCAATTGTTTGTTCATGCTTCATACCCGTTTCTTTTAGAGAATCAATATAGGATTGAATATCTTCTTTGTCTAAGGGAATGACTTGTTGAAGAAGCGGACTTTCCATTTCCAACTCTTTACACTCAGCCAAACAGGTTTCTTCTTTTTCATAATCCGTAAAATCTTCTTCATATTGAGCAATGACTTCCTCACTACCAGAGATATACATAGGGCTCAAACTTTGGATCAAAGGTAAGAAAGTATCAAATCCTTCAAAATCTTTCCCATGGATCGGCATAAGATTTTCCTTGTAACGCACTAAGACACCAATAATGTCATCCTTATTGTTGACATAAGCCCATACATCTACATCAAAATGCTCAACTCCATATGTTTCAATATCGCCAATAGCAAATAAATTTACGCTCGGGTCCTCATAGAGAAAGTTCAATACATCTTCACGTTTACTTTCATCACATTTATAAATCATTTTCGCTCTTCCTCTCCAATAACGGCCTTAGTCCCTTAAGTATACTTTTTCAGCAAAATAATTGTCGGATTTTGCACTTCATTTGAACATTTATTCTTACGTTTTCAAAATACATACACCATTAAAGTAATTGCACTGATTCCTAATACCATAGACCATAAAAGATTTTTTGTTTTATAGGCCACAAAAAAGACAATAACAGAAGGGATCAGTTTTATATTATTTATTGGGTCAACATTAAATTGACCTTCCCAAAAGAAAATATCCGAAAATATTAAAGCTGCAAATATGGATACAGGAATAAAGGACATCCATTTTGAAATTTTATCCGGTACGGAACGATTGCTCAAAACAAGCATAGGCAATAATCGTGGGATATAGGTGACAATCGCCATACCTAGGATCAGCTGCAGTTGCTGACTAGTCATAATCTATCCCCTCATTTCCTATTCTTACTTTTTTGTTCATTAAGTATTCATCAACAAAATAGCCGATAAAAGAGGCTAAGATTGCCGCAATCACTAGTGCAATCGTATGTTGTAAAAGAATCGTAAAAACAACAGCTAATACTCCGGCTGTTAAACCCACAAAAACGTACAGTTTAGACACAAATTGACTGACCAGTAAACTGATAAACATAGCGATTAAGACATAGTTTATGATTGTCGTATCAATAACCCAAGCACTACCGACAAGCGCACCAATAAACGTGCTGAAAGACCATGTAAGGTAATTTAAGACATTAATCGATAAAGCT comes from the Carnobacterium sp. 17-4 genome and includes:
- the mvk gene encoding mevalonate kinase; protein product: MLNLNQPALGKANGKIILMGEHSVVYGEPAIAIPFPATHIHATITPIEGLVQLDCVYYQGDLASAPQHLENLIAVVESTVNELKQELTNFKLTIESTIPVERGMGSSAAVAIATVRAVFNYFSVPLTDEKLLTLANISETIAHGNPSGLDAAMTSGRHPLYYIKGKPFVPFNLSLSAYLIVADTGLKGQTRDAVASIAQLNKENTETTMDAIHHLGDLARQAKFAIESANPVTLGLVMNDAHETLSSLGVSNERLNHLVSTARTNEALGAKLTGGGRGGCMIALAADKDTAARISNALVDAGAVNTWTHQLGDE
- the mvaD gene encoding diphosphomevalonate decarboxylase, which codes for MNKLSNARKVRAYTNIALIKYWGKRDDALILPTSSSLSLTLDAFYTETSVSFDESIGKDTFYLNDTLQDEAATLKVSRFLNLFRETADVKTPAIIKSTNYVPTAAGLASSASGMAALAGAANLATGLNLSPQELSIFARQGSGSATRSIYGGFVEWQKGTTSLDSYAVKIDDAAWDIGMLVVVVNKNQKELSSREGMKQTVATSPFYSGWVESTAVDLVNIKKAIRDQDFELVGEITESNGMKMHGTMLGANPPISYWEPDSVVAMQLVRQLRKQGIPCYFTMDAGPNVKVLCRLSDSQKIKTAFLNYFNEEQLIISGPGSDLKEVTL
- a CDS encoding phosphomevalonate kinase, which translates into the protein MIEASAPGKLYIAGEYAVVEPGHPAILVAVDQFITVSLEQSERVGSITSFQYGNLPILWKRENDRLVLDKRENPFHYILAAIRLTEEYAKEQGKELSFYHLTVDSELDSSQGKKYGLGSSAAVTVATVQALCRFYGIEDSKNVIFKLAALAHLSVKSNGSCGDVAASVYGGWLAFTTFDPEWVLEQKEHSTVKELIEMKWPHLSFTPLTPPKDLRLVIGWTGSPASTSHLVDEVTNKRSQDAIAYDTFLKESKHCVNAMIHAFQERNVTEIQRQIRKNRQLLLQMSQDTSVTIETPALTKLCAMAEEFKGAAKSSGAGGGDCGIVIFNRKEGLLSLITNWEKEGIINLPLHVFKKSDQ
- the fni gene encoding type 2 isopentenyl-diphosphate Delta-isomerase; amino-acid sequence: MKPTNNRKNEHVSLAEKFAKETRKSDFDSFRFVHHSFPEMSVADASISTSFAGLEMTSPFYINAMTGGSTWTKKVNEKLALIARETGIAMATGSISAALKDPSVEDSYTIVREVNPNGMVFANLGTGQTLENAKKAVDLIQANALQIHVNSPQEIVMPEGDRDFSNWLTELENIVHHLAVPVIVKEVGFGMSRETIQQLTSIGVKTIDISGQGGTNFAQIENYRRTTEKFDYLEDWGQSTVISLVEAQPFINEIELLASGGIRNPLDIVKALSLGAKGVGISGLFLHMALRDGVEATILEVNTWKNQIASIMTLLGKKSIKDLSQADIILLGEVKDWCELRKIDASIFANRSSQHY
- a CDS encoding GNAT family N-acetyltransferase → MIYKCDESKREDVLNFLYEDPSVNLFAIGDIETYGVEHFDVDVWAYVNNKDDIIGVLVRYKENLMPIHGKDFEGFDTFLPLIQSLSPMYISGSEEVIAQYEEDFTDYEKEETCLAECKELEMESPLLQQVIPLDKEDIQSYIDSLKETGMKHEQTIEEITNDLDLNMNGIQVIKDENGKIISSGRIAIETKLSGMILAVGTIESYRKQGYATAVVSALVNYCNMKNKTACLFYSDPDVGRLYQHLGFKDTQKWIMLKNKEA
- a CDS encoding AzlD domain-containing protein — protein: MTSQQLQLILGMAIVTYIPRLLPMLVLSNRSVPDKISKWMSFIPVSIFAALIFSDIFFWEGQFNVDPINNIKLIPSVIVFFVAYKTKNLLWSMVLGISAITLMVYVF